The genomic interval TGAGCCGTACGCTCTGGCAGGCCCGCGGGCAAGGATCTCTACCTCATCACCGACTCGGATAGCGCCGCTGGAGCGCGGGATAAGGTTCTGGCCGAAATCCACATCGCCGTTATCCTGCGCGGTGCGGAATGACTGCAGCGTCTTCAGCGGTTCGCCGGAAGGGTGCTTCTGGCCTTTCTCCGGGCTCACCGTGGTGAAAATGCAGCGGCTGCAGGGTTTTACGACGTCAAAAATGACGCTGCCAATGCGGATCACTTTCCAGGTGTCTTCTTCCCAGGCATCGGCACCTGTCACCACCAGGTTTGGACGGAACTGTTCCATCTGAACGCTGGCTTTGCAGCGGCCTTGTAAATCACGCAGCGAGGCTTCGTTAGTCAGCAGGAACGGGAAACCATCGGCGAAGGAGAGGGGAACGGCGTCGTGGCGCTTCACGCGACGCGTCAGCTCAGGTCCAACCCAGCGCAGCTGCACGTCGCGGGAGAAAAAGCCGCTCAGCCAGCGGTTAATTTCATCCGGGGCAATGCGCGCGGTGAAATGGTTGCCCCAGACTTCCGTTGGCGCATCGACGGGCGCAAAATCAGCAAAGCGGATTATCGCGCTGGAACCATCCGGCGCGGTAAGGTGCAAACCGTCATAAAGCGGGGAAGGGGTAAAGCGAACCATCTGCGGGAACTGGCGCGCGGTAATAAACGTACCGTCAGGCTCGGTGACCATGAAGATACGATCGAAGGCAAATCCGCTCATGTCGGCCAGCGCGTGAGAAACGCCGATGCCGCGCATTGATTTCACCGGATGAATAAAAAGCCTGGATAACGTCGCCACTGCACAGTCCCTCGAATGAAAATAAGCCTTCAACTTTATGACATACACGCCATATTAGCTATAATGCGCGACAATTTTCTAAGAGTAAAAGTGACGATATGAATTCTCTGTTTGCCAGTACGGCCCGTGGGCTGGAAGAGCTGTTAAAAACTGAACTGGAAGCCCTGGGCGCTCAAGAGTGTCAGGTGGTTCAGGGTGGTGTCCATTTTGAGGGCGACACGCGGCTTATTTACCAGAGCCTGATGTGGAGCCGTCTGGCGTCGCGCATCATGCTGCCGATGAAGGAGTGCAAGGTCTATAGCGACCTGGACCTCTATACCGGCGTACAGATGATCGACTGGACAGAGATCTTCACGCCCAATGCCACCTTTGCGGTGCATTTCAACGGCGTGAACGACGAGATCCGCAACAGCCAGTACGGTGCCCTGCGCGTAAAAGACGCCATTGTGGATTGCTTCACGCGTAAAAATAAGGAACGTCCGAACGTCGATCGTGAAAATCCCGATCTGCGTATCAACGTCTGGCTCAACGGCGACACGGCGAGTATTTCTCTCGATCTGAGCGGTGCGGGCCTGCACCTGCGCGGCTACCGCGATCGCACCGGTATGGCGCCCATCAAAGAGACCCTCGCGGCCGCCATTGTGATGCGCTCCGGCTGGCAGCCGGGCACGCCGCTGCTCGACCCGATGTGTGGTTCCGGTACGTTGCTGATTGAAGCGGCCATGTTGGCAACCGACCGCGCCCCGGGGCTGCATCGCGGTCACTGGGGCTTTAAAGGCTGGGCACAGCACGACGAAGCGCTCTGGAAAGAGGTCAAAGACGACGCGCAGACCCGCGCGCGCAAAGGTCTGGCGGAGTACACCTCCCACTTCTACGGTTCGGACAGCGACCCGCGCGTAATTGAACGCGCGCGCAGCAACGCCCGTCGCGCCGGTATCGGCGAGCTGGTGACCTTCGAAGTGAAAGACGTGGCGAACCTGACCAACCAGCTGCCAAAAGGCCCGTACGGTACCGTGATCAGCAACCCGCCATACGGCGAGCGTCTGGACAGCGAACCGGCGCTGATTGCACTGCACAGCCTGCTGGGCCGCAATATGAAGGACTACTTCGGCGGCTGGAACCTGTCGCTGTTTAGCGCCTCGCCGGAACTGCTGAGCTGCCTGCAGCTGCGTGCCGATCGCCAGTTTAAGGCGAAAAACGGCCCGCTGGACTGCGTGCAGAAAAACTACCATCTGGCGGAGAAAGCGGCGGACAGCAAGCCGTCCGGCGTGGCGGAAGATTACGCCAACCGCCTGCGCAAGAACCTGAAGAAATATGAGAAGTGGGCCAGGCAGGAAGGGATTGAATGCTACCGCCTGTACGACGCCGACCTGCCGGAATATAACGTGGCGGTTGACCGCTATGCGGACTGGGTGGTGATTCAGGAATATGCTCCACCGAAAACCATCGATGCGCAAAAAGCGCGTCAGCGCATGCTGGACGTCATTGCGGCGACCATCGCCGTGCTCGGCATCACGCCAAACAAGCTGGTGCTGAAAACCCGCGAGCGTCAGAAAGGGAAAAATCAGTATCAGAAGATGAATGAGAAGGGGGACTTCATTGAAGTGGGCGAATACAACGCTCGCCTGTGGGTGAACCTGACCGACTATCTGGATACCGGCCTGTTCCTCGACCACCGTATCGCCCGTCGTATGCTGGGTCAGATGAGCAAGGGCAAAGATTTCCTCAACCTGTTCTCCTATACCGGCAGCGCGAGCGTGCATGCGGGTCTGGGCGGGGCGCGGAGCACTACGACGGTGGACATGTCCCGCACCTATCTGGAGTGGGCGGAGCGCAACCTGCGTCTTAACGGTTTAACCGGACGTCAGCACCGACTAATGCAGGCCGATGTTCTGGGCTGGCTGCGTGATACTGACGAGCAGTTCGACCTGATCTTTATCGATCCGCCGACCTTCTCCAACTCCAAGCGCATGGAGGATAGCTTTGACGTTCAACGCGATCACCTGCGCCTGATGACCGGCCTGAAGCGCCTGCTGCGTAAGGGCGGCACCATTATGTTCTCGAACAACAAACGCGGCTTCCGTATGGATCATGACGGCTTAGCAGCCCTGGGACTGAAAGCACAAGAAATCAGCCAAAAAACGCTGTCTCAGGACTTTGCCCGTAACCGTCAAATCCATAACTGCTGGTTGATTACCGCGGCCTGAAAGGAAAAATAAATGTCTTTAATTAGTATGCACGGCGCGTGGCTCTCTTTCAGCGACTCACCGCTTCTCGATAATGCAGAGCTGCACATCGAAGATAATGAGCGCGTCTGTCTTGTAGGCCGTAACGGCGCGGGTAAATCCACGCTGATGAAGATCCTTAACCGCGAACAGGGTCTGGATGATGGACGCATTGTTTACGAGCAGGATCTGATCGTCTCCCGCCTCCAGCAGGACCCGCCGCGTCACGTGACCGGCAGCGTCTACGATTTCGTGGCGGAAGGGATCTCCGAGCAGGCCGAATACCTGAAGCGCTATCACGAGATTTCGCATCTGGTAATGACCGACCCGAGCGACAAGAACCTCAACGAACTGGCGAAAGTGCAGGAGATGCTCGATCACCACGGTCTGTGGCAGCTTGAAAACCGCATTAACGAGGTTCTGGCCCAGCTTGGTCTGGAAGCTGACATGGAGCTGTCGGCGCTCTCCGGCGGCTGGCTGCGTAAAGCGGCCCTGGGCCGCGCGCTGGTCAGCGGGCCGAAGGTGCTGCTGCTGGACGAACCGACGAACCACCTGGATATTGAAGCGATCGACTGGCTGGAAGGCTTCCTGAAAACCTTCAACGGCACCATCATCTTTATCTCGCACGACCGTTCGTTTATTCGCAATATGGCGACGCGTATTGTCGATCTCGACCGCGGCAAGCTGGTCACCTATCCCGGCGATTACGATACCTATCTGCTGGAGAAAGAAGAAAACCTGCGCGTGGAAGAACTGCAGAATGCTGAATTCGATCGCAAGCTGGCGCAGGAAGAGGTCTGGATCCGTCAGGGCATCAAAGCCCGCCGTACCCGTAACGAAGGCCGCGTGCGCGCCCTGAAGGCGATGCGTCGCGAGCGCAGCGAGCGCCGCGAAGTGATGGGCAGCGCCAAAATGCAGGTGGAAGAGGCGTCCCGTTCCGGCAAGATTGTCTTCGAAATGGAAAACGTCAACTATCAGGTTGATGGCAAAGTGCTGGTGAAAGATTTCTCCGCGCAGGTTCAGCGCGGCGACAAAATAGCGCTCATCGGCCCGAACGGCTGCGGTAAAACCACGCTGCTGAAGCTGATGCTGGGCCAGCTGCAGGCCGACAGTGGTCGCATTCACTGCGGGACCAAGCTGGAGGTCGCCTACTTCGACCAGCACCGCGCGGAGCTGGATCCGGACCGTACTGTGATGGACAACCTCGCCGAAGGTAAGCAAGAAGTGATGGTAAACGGCAAGCCGCGCCACGTGCTGGGCTACCTGCAGGACTTCCTGTTCCATCCGAAACGCGCCATGACGCCGGTGCGTGCGCTGTCAGGCGGTGAGCGAAACCGTCTGCTGCTGGCACGTTTGTTCCTGAAACCAAGTAACTTGCTGATTCTCGATGAACCAACGAACGACCTGGATGTCGAAACGCTGGAATTACTCGAAGAACTGATTGACGGTTATCAGGGGACCGTGATGCTGGTCAGCCACGATCGTCAGTTCGTTGACAACACCGTGACCGAGTGCTGGATCTTCGAAGGTGAAGGGCGAATTGGTCAATATGTCGGCGGTTATCACGATGCAAAAGGGCAGCAATCGCAGTCTTTGGCGCAGAAAGAATCAAAGTCCAAAATAAGTACTGAACCTGCTGTAACAAAAGCAGAAACTGTCAAGAAAACCTCGGCTAAACTAAGCTATAACCTGCAGCGCGAACTGGAGGGGCTACCGCAGCGTCTTGAAGAGCTGGAGGCCGCGCTTGAGGATTTGCAAAAACAGGTTGCTGATGCGTCATTCTTTACCCAATCGCATGACTATACTCAGAAAGTATTGGCTGAACTGTCCGTGGCTGAAAAAGCCCTGGAAGAAGCATTTGAGCGCTGGGAGTACCTAGAGTCTCTGAAAAACGGCGCATAAACAGGGATAACATATGTGTGACCAGCACCATGCCGACAGGCATATTTTATGCTCGCAATGCGATATGCTCGTGGCGTTGCCAGAGCTTGGTCACGGACATAAAGCCCTGTGTCCACGTTGCGGTGCGACGTTGACAACCGAGTGGGACGCGCCGCGGCAGCGTCCCACTGCTTACGCTCTGGCAGCACTTTTCATGCTGCTGCTCTCCAATCTCTTCCCCTTCATCTATATGAAGGTGGGAGGGATAACCAGCCAGGTGGATTTGCTTGAAATCCCGGGCGTGATGTTCTCAGAAGATTACGCCAGCCTCGGTACCTTTTTTCTCCTGTTTGTCCAGATAGTCCCGGCTTTTTGCCTGGTCGTTATCCTTTTGCTGGTGAACCGCGTCAGGATGCCCTCATCACTGAAAATCCGGCTCGCGCGTATCCTTTTTCAGCTCAAGAGCTGGGGTATGGCCGAGATCTTTTTGGCGGGCATTCTGGTTAGTTTCGTGAAGCTCATGGCATACGGCGATGTGGGGATCGGTAGCAGCTTTATTCCGTGGTGTTTGTACTGCGTCCTGCAGCTGCGCGCCTTCCAGTGTGTGGACAGGCGCTGGGCGTGGGACGATATCGCCCCGGCACCGACGCTTGCGCAGACGGTAAAAGTCGGTGTGCCGGGTATCCGTCAAGGGTTGCGTTCGTGCCCGTGCTGTACCGCCGTTCTTCCCGCCGATCTCGACGTTTGCCCACGCTGTGAAACGAAAGGGTACGTACGCCGTAAAAATAGCCTGCAGTGGACGATGGCGCTGCTGGTCACGTCCATCATGCTGTATCTGCCAGCTAATATTCTGCCGATTATGATTACCGATCTGCTCGGCGACAAAATGCCCTCGACGATCCTGGCCGGGGTGATACTGCTGTGGGGGGAAGGGTCCTATCCGGTCGCCGGCGTCATCTTTATCGCCAGTATTATGGTGCCAACCTTAAAAATGATCGCCATTGCCTGGCTCTGTTGGGACGCGAAGGGTCATGGAAAACGCGACAGCGAACGCATGCACCTGATTTATGAAGTGGTCGAGTTTGTCGGGCGTTGGTCAATGATAGACGTGTTTGTCATCGCCGTTCTCTCTGCGCTGGTGCGGATGGGCGGTTTGATGAGTATTTATCCTGCGATGGGGGCTTTAATGTTTGCACTGGTCGTTATTATGACCATGTTTGCGGCCATGACCTTCGACCCTCGTTTATCGTGGGATCGTGAGCCTGAATCAAGCCATGAGGAAGAGTAAGAGCATGGAAAATAAGAGTGGAAAGGCGAAAGTGCAGAAGGTCAAAAACTGGTCGCCGGTGTGGATTTTCCCCATCGTGACCGCGCTGATCGGTGCATGGATCCTGTTTTATCATTACAGCCATCAGGGACCGGAAGTCACGCTGATAACCACCAATGCCGAGGGGATTGAAGGCGGTAAAACGACCATCAAAAGCCGCAGCGTGGATGTGGGCATGGTCGAAAGCGCAACCCTGACCGACGATTTAACCCATGTGGAGATTAAGGCGCGCCTTAATGCCGGCATGGAGAAACTGCTGCACGGCGACTCGGTTTTCTGGGTCGTTAAGCCGCAGGTGGGGCGTGAGGGGATCAGCGGGTTGGGGACCCTGCTGTCCGGCGCCTATATTGAGCTGCAGCCGGGTAAGAAAGGGAGCCAGCCGGGACAATACGAGCTGCTGGACTCTCCGCCGCTTGCGCCACCGGATGCGAAAGGCATTCGCGTGATCCTGGACAGTAAAAAAGCGGGCCAGCTCTCGCCTGGCGATCCCGTGCTGTTCCGCGGCTATCGCGTGGGTTCAGTTGAAACCAGTACGTTTGACCCGCAAAAACGCACCATTAGCTATCAGCTCTTCATCAATGCGCCAAACGATCGTCTGGTCACCAGCAACGTCCGCTTCTGGAAAGATAGTGGGATCGCGGTAGATCTGACCTCGGCGGGTATGCGTGTCGAAATGGGCTCCCTGACCACGCTGTTTGGCGGTGGCGTCAGTTTTGATGTGCCGGAAGGGCAGGATTTGGGCCAGCCGGTTGCAGAGAAAACGGCGTTCAGACTCTTTGACGATCAAAAAAGTATTCAGGATGCGCTCTATACCGATCACGTTGACTTCCTGATGTTCTTTAAGGACTCGGTCCGTGGCCTTCAACCGGGAGCACCGGTCGAATTCCGCGGCATTCGACTCGGGACTGTTGGACAGGTTCCGTTCTTCGTGCCGGGTCTTCAGCAGATGCTGGATGACGATTACCGTATTCCGGTGCTGATCCGCATTGAACCGGAGCGTTTGCTTAACCAGATTGGCGAGAATCAGGATATTGCAACCCATATCAGTCAACTGATGGAACGCGGTCTGCGTGGATCCTTGAAGACGGGTAATCTGGTGACCGGTGCGCTGTATGTGGATATGGACTTCTACCCGAAAGCACCGCCGATTAGTGGTATTCGTGAATTCGGTGGCTATAAGATCATCCCAACGGTGAGCAGCGGTCTGGCTCAGATCCAGCAGCGTCTGATGGAAACGCTGGATAAGATCAACAATCTGCCACTCAACCCGATGATTGAAGCGGCGACCGGGTCGTTACATCAGAGCCAGGCGACAATGCAGCGTCTGCAAACCACGCTGGATAATATCAACAAAATTACTGCGAGCCAGAGCATGCAGCAGCTGCCTCAGGACATGCAGAAAACGCTGCGTGAGCTGAACCGCAGTATGCAGGGCTTCCAGCCGGGCTCAGCGGCCTATAACAAGATGGTGGCAGATATGCAGCGTCTTGATCAGGTCCTGCGTGAACTGCAGCCTGTATTGAAAACGCTGAACGAGAAGAGCAATGCGCTGGTGTTCGAAGCGAAAGATAAAAAGGATCCTGAGCCGAAGAGGGCAAAAGAATGAAAAAGTGGCTATTGATGATTGGCGCTCTGCTGTTAACGGCGTGCAGTTCAGGGGTAGATAATAAAAGCTATTACCAGCTGCCTGTGGCGACCCACAGCGGTGGGCAAAGCACGGCCAGCCAGGGAAACCGTCAGCTGTGGGTTGAGCAGGTTGCCGTGCCTGATTATCTGGCAGGAAACGGTGTGGTCTATCAGACCAGCGACGTTAAATACGTTATTGCGACGAACAACCTGTGGGCCAGCCCGCTGGATCAGCAGCTGCGCAATACGCTGGTGGCCAATTTGGGCAGTCAGTTTCCGGGGTGGGTTGTCGCTTCGCAGCCGCTGGGTAATGACCAGGATACGCTTAACGTCACGGTCACAGGCTTCCACGGCCGCTATGACGGTGCGGTGGTGATCAGCGGGGAATGGTTGCTGAACCACCAGGGGCAGCTGATTAAGCGTCCTTTCCATCTGGAGCTGAAGCAGCAGAAAGATGGCTATGATGAAATGGTGAAAGTTCTGGCTCAGGGTTGGGCACAGGAGTCTGCCAGCATCGCCAGGGAAATTTCCCGGCTGCCATAAGTAAAATTCATCATCAAAAACCGCAGTTGGCCTTTCGCTGATTGCGGTTTTTTTTTCGGTTTCACTTCAGGTTGTTACTTGTGCCACGTCACAATTTTTGTACAAATGAACTTCCAGCTAGCTCACAAATATGACACCCGTATGAATTTTGAACATTGACGATGCGACCAATTCGGGGTATTCGTTATCTGTGCCTGCGCATTGAGTGCAGACACTGTTTTCTTTCCACCAGACAAAAGAATGAGGGAAACGAGGCATGAAGAGACAGAAACGAGATCGCCTGGAACGGGCTCATCAACGTGGTTATCAGGCTGGCATCGCTGGACGTTCTAAAGAAATGTGTCCTTATCAGACGATAAATCAAAGGTCACAATGGCTTGGAGGCTGGCGAGAAGCCATCGGCGACAGGGCACTCATAGCCTGATAACGTCTCTTTCAAAAAAGAAACCTCCGCATTGCGGAGGTTTCGCCTTTCTGGAGGTGCTAAAAGCGCAATCAGAACGCGGAAGTGTCCTGGAACAGGCCAACTTTCAGGTCGCTTGCGCTGTAGATCAGACGACCGTCGACCAGCACTTCGCCATCTGCCAGGCCCATAATCAGGCGGCGGTTAACGATGCGCTTGAAGTGAATACGATAGGTCACTTTCTTCGCTGTAGGCAGAACCTGACCAGTGAATTTTACTTCGCCCACGCCCAATGCGCGGCCTTTACCTTCGCCGCCCAGCCAGCCCAGATAGAAGCCAACCAGCTGCCACATGGCATCCAGGCCCAGACAGCCAGGCATTACCGGATCGCCAATAAAGTGGCAACCGAAGAACCACAGGTCCGGGTTGATATCGAGTTCTGCTTCTACGTAACCCTTATCGAAGTTGCCGCCGGTTTCGGTCATTTTCACGACACGGTCCATCATCAGCATGTTCGGGGCCGGTAACTGTGGGCCTTTCGCGCCAAACAGTTCACCGCGACCAGAGGCAAGAAGATCTTCTTTTGTATAGGATTCGCGTTTATCTACCATGTTCTCAGTAAGCCTTATTTTAGTGAAGGACGCAGGATAGCTAACACGTGTACGCTGAACAAGTCCGATCAGTTCGAACTAAACCAGCCCAGCCAGCGTAACGGCCATGGATAACGATGACGAGCATCCTGCTGTGTCGCCTGAGCTATGCGCTCCTGGATAGTCTGCATCAGGGTGGTTTGCCCTTCGCCATCCCAAACCAGATTTGTCAGTAAG from Enterobacter sp. JBIWA008 carries:
- the rmf gene encoding ribosome modulation factor, coding for MKRQKRDRLERAHQRGYQAGIAGRSKEMCPYQTINQRSQWLGGWREAIGDRALIA
- the pqiC gene encoding membrane integrity-associated transporter subunit PqiC, whose amino-acid sequence is MKKWLLMIGALLLTACSSGVDNKSYYQLPVATHSGGQSTASQGNRQLWVEQVAVPDYLAGNGVVYQTSDVKYVIATNNLWASPLDQQLRNTLVANLGSQFPGWVVASQPLGNDQDTLNVTVTGFHGRYDGAVVISGEWLLNHQGQLIKRPFHLELKQQKDGYDEMVKVLAQGWAQESASIAREISRLP
- the rlmKL gene encoding bifunctional 23S rRNA (guanine(2069)-N(7))-methyltransferase RlmK/23S rRNA (guanine(2445)-N(2))-methyltransferase RlmL, coding for MNSLFASTARGLEELLKTELEALGAQECQVVQGGVHFEGDTRLIYQSLMWSRLASRIMLPMKECKVYSDLDLYTGVQMIDWTEIFTPNATFAVHFNGVNDEIRNSQYGALRVKDAIVDCFTRKNKERPNVDRENPDLRINVWLNGDTASISLDLSGAGLHLRGYRDRTGMAPIKETLAAAIVMRSGWQPGTPLLDPMCGSGTLLIEAAMLATDRAPGLHRGHWGFKGWAQHDEALWKEVKDDAQTRARKGLAEYTSHFYGSDSDPRVIERARSNARRAGIGELVTFEVKDVANLTNQLPKGPYGTVISNPPYGERLDSEPALIALHSLLGRNMKDYFGGWNLSLFSASPELLSCLQLRADRQFKAKNGPLDCVQKNYHLAEKAADSKPSGVAEDYANRLRKNLKKYEKWARQEGIECYRLYDADLPEYNVAVDRYADWVVIQEYAPPKTIDAQKARQRMLDVIAATIAVLGITPNKLVLKTRERQKGKNQYQKMNEKGDFIEVGEYNARLWVNLTDYLDTGLFLDHRIARRMLGQMSKGKDFLNLFSYTGSASVHAGLGGARSTTTVDMSRTYLEWAERNLRLNGLTGRQHRLMQADVLGWLRDTDEQFDLIFIDPPTFSNSKRMEDSFDVQRDHLRLMTGLKRLLRKGGTIMFSNNKRGFRMDHDGLAALGLKAQEISQKTLSQDFARNRQIHNCWLITAA
- a CDS encoding ABC transporter ATP-binding protein, with amino-acid sequence MSLISMHGAWLSFSDSPLLDNAELHIEDNERVCLVGRNGAGKSTLMKILNREQGLDDGRIVYEQDLIVSRLQQDPPRHVTGSVYDFVAEGISEQAEYLKRYHEISHLVMTDPSDKNLNELAKVQEMLDHHGLWQLENRINEVLAQLGLEADMELSALSGGWLRKAALGRALVSGPKVLLLDEPTNHLDIEAIDWLEGFLKTFNGTIIFISHDRSFIRNMATRIVDLDRGKLVTYPGDYDTYLLEKEENLRVEELQNAEFDRKLAQEEVWIRQGIKARRTRNEGRVRALKAMRRERSERREVMGSAKMQVEEASRSGKIVFEMENVNYQVDGKVLVKDFSAQVQRGDKIALIGPNGCGKTTLLKLMLGQLQADSGRIHCGTKLEVAYFDQHRAELDPDRTVMDNLAEGKQEVMVNGKPRHVLGYLQDFLFHPKRAMTPVRALSGGERNRLLLARLFLKPSNLLILDEPTNDLDVETLELLEELIDGYQGTVMLVSHDRQFVDNTVTECWIFEGEGRIGQYVGGYHDAKGQQSQSLAQKESKSKISTEPAVTKAETVKKTSAKLSYNLQRELEGLPQRLEELEAALEDLQKQVADASFFTQSHDYTQKVLAELSVAEKALEEAFERWEYLESLKNGA
- the pqiB gene encoding intermembrane transport protein PqiB produces the protein MENKSGKAKVQKVKNWSPVWIFPIVTALIGAWILFYHYSHQGPEVTLITTNAEGIEGGKTTIKSRSVDVGMVESATLTDDLTHVEIKARLNAGMEKLLHGDSVFWVVKPQVGREGISGLGTLLSGAYIELQPGKKGSQPGQYELLDSPPLAPPDAKGIRVILDSKKAGQLSPGDPVLFRGYRVGSVETSTFDPQKRTISYQLFINAPNDRLVTSNVRFWKDSGIAVDLTSAGMRVEMGSLTTLFGGGVSFDVPEGQDLGQPVAEKTAFRLFDDQKSIQDALYTDHVDFLMFFKDSVRGLQPGAPVEFRGIRLGTVGQVPFFVPGLQQMLDDDYRIPVLIRIEPERLLNQIGENQDIATHISQLMERGLRGSLKTGNLVTGALYVDMDFYPKAPPISGIREFGGYKIIPTVSSGLAQIQQRLMETLDKINNLPLNPMIEAATGSLHQSQATMQRLQTTLDNINKITASQSMQQLPQDMQKTLRELNRSMQGFQPGSAAYNKMVADMQRLDQVLRELQPVLKTLNEKSNALVFEAKDKKDPEPKRAKE
- the fabA gene encoding 3-hydroxyacyl-[acyl-carrier-protein] dehydratase FabA, with translation MVDKRESYTKEDLLASGRGELFGAKGPQLPAPNMLMMDRVVKMTETGGNFDKGYVEAELDINPDLWFFGCHFIGDPVMPGCLGLDAMWQLVGFYLGWLGGEGKGRALGVGEVKFTGQVLPTAKKVTYRIHFKRIVNRRLIMGLADGEVLVDGRLIYSASDLKVGLFQDTSAF
- a CDS encoding YcbX family protein produces the protein MATLSRLFIHPVKSMRGIGVSHALADMSGFAFDRIFMVTEPDGTFITARQFPQMVRFTPSPLYDGLHLTAPDGSSAIIRFADFAPVDAPTEVWGNHFTARIAPDEINRWLSGFFSRDVQLRWVGPELTRRVKRHDAVPLSFADGFPFLLTNEASLRDLQGRCKASVQMEQFRPNLVVTGADAWEEDTWKVIRIGSVIFDVVKPCSRCIFTTVSPEKGQKHPSGEPLKTLQSFRTAQDNGDVDFGQNLIPRSSGAIRVGDEVEILARGPARAYGSGQEEEMVDVVTNVASAVDIHWQGSIIRGNNQQVLLEQLEQAGIRVPYSCRAGICGCCRIRLVDGEVSALKKSAIGNDGTILCCSCIPKTSVQLEA
- the pqiA gene encoding membrane integrity-associated transporter subunit PqiA — its product is MCDQHHADRHILCSQCDMLVALPELGHGHKALCPRCGATLTTEWDAPRQRPTAYALAALFMLLLSNLFPFIYMKVGGITSQVDLLEIPGVMFSEDYASLGTFFLLFVQIVPAFCLVVILLLVNRVRMPSSLKIRLARILFQLKSWGMAEIFLAGILVSFVKLMAYGDVGIGSSFIPWCLYCVLQLRAFQCVDRRWAWDDIAPAPTLAQTVKVGVPGIRQGLRSCPCCTAVLPADLDVCPRCETKGYVRRKNSLQWTMALLVTSIMLYLPANILPIMITDLLGDKMPSTILAGVILLWGEGSYPVAGVIFIASIMVPTLKMIAIAWLCWDAKGHGKRDSERMHLIYEVVEFVGRWSMIDVFVIAVLSALVRMGGLMSIYPAMGALMFALVVIMTMFAAMTFDPRLSWDREPESSHEEE